One Idiomarina loihiensis L2TR genomic window carries:
- a CDS encoding symmetrical bis(5'-nucleosyl)-tetraphosphatase, with the protein MSNYVVGDIQGCFRELEALLTQVSFNPANDSLWCVGDIVARGPSSRDALRFFYENSNSVHSVLGNHDLNLMAVLLGYRQPNPKDKLNALLEDSDRYDWLEWLRHQPLMHQLEEHNTVITHAGIYPWWTLKQASQYAQEVTKVLTGNEFKNFMQQLFGNSPEKWDSSLQGFDRYRFIVNAFTRMRYCNPEGELDFSQKDNPYERSSQDSYKPWFNFWSESENRVLFGHWAALMGETRRQDVIALDTGCVWGQYMTLYSVENKTFFHEPALTGK; encoded by the coding sequence ATGAGCAATTACGTTGTCGGTGATATCCAGGGTTGCTTCCGTGAACTTGAAGCTCTGCTTACCCAAGTCAGCTTTAACCCTGCAAACGACTCTTTATGGTGTGTAGGTGATATTGTCGCGCGCGGCCCCAGTTCGCGCGATGCGTTGCGTTTTTTCTATGAGAACAGTAACTCGGTACACAGCGTATTAGGTAATCACGATTTAAACTTAATGGCAGTGTTGCTGGGTTATCGCCAGCCTAACCCAAAAGACAAACTCAATGCGTTATTAGAAGACAGTGATCGCTATGACTGGTTAGAGTGGTTGCGTCACCAACCTTTGATGCATCAGCTAGAAGAGCACAATACGGTAATAACTCACGCTGGTATTTACCCATGGTGGACACTCAAACAAGCCAGTCAATACGCACAGGAAGTGACAAAAGTTCTTACTGGCAATGAGTTTAAAAACTTTATGCAGCAGTTATTTGGCAACTCGCCGGAAAAATGGGACTCAAGTCTGCAAGGTTTTGACCGATACCGTTTTATAGTGAACGCGTTTACCCGAATGCGTTACTGTAATCCGGAAGGTGAACTGGATTTTTCCCAAAAAGATAATCCATATGAACGTTCATCGCAGGATTCGTATAAGCCATGGTTTAACTTTTGGTCAGAATCCGAGAATCGAGTATTATTCGGGCATTGGGCTGCGCTAATGGGCGAAACCCGGCGTCAGGATGTGATAGCGCTGGATACTGGCTGTGTCTGGGGTCAGTATATGACGTTATATAGCGTTGAGAATAAAACCTTCTTTCATGAACCGGCTTTGACCGGAAAGTGA
- the rsmA gene encoding 16S rRNA (adenine(1518)-N(6)/adenine(1519)-N(6))-dimethyltransferase RsmA → MSKNQGGNKHQGGSKTHLGHRARKRFGQNFLNDDYIIEQIVDAINPLPGENLIEIGPGLAALTEPTVDRSGHLKVIEIDRDLVERLQHHPFLSSKLEVIQADALSIDFSQFAEEGPARVFGNLPYNISTPLIFHLLKFADDVKDMHFMLQKEVVDRLAAEPGSKSYGRISVGVQQACKVTPVVAVPPSAFTPPPKVESSVVRLEPYAESPHPVKDKAQLHSLCLTAFNQRRKTIRNNLKQLVPAEQMEALGIDPGARPETLSVDDYCRISDWLTEHSLTKQAEKNDSQ, encoded by the coding sequence ATGAGTAAAAACCAAGGTGGGAATAAACACCAGGGCGGAAGTAAAACCCACTTGGGCCACCGGGCACGTAAACGGTTTGGCCAGAACTTCCTGAATGACGACTATATTATTGAGCAGATTGTTGATGCCATTAACCCTTTGCCCGGTGAAAACCTAATAGAAATTGGCCCGGGTTTAGCGGCATTAACTGAGCCGACGGTAGATCGCAGTGGCCATTTAAAAGTTATCGAAATTGACCGTGACTTAGTTGAAAGGCTTCAGCATCACCCTTTTTTAAGTTCAAAACTGGAAGTGATTCAAGCCGATGCGCTAAGCATAGATTTTAGCCAGTTTGCCGAAGAGGGTCCGGCACGAGTATTCGGCAATCTACCCTATAACATTTCTACACCGCTTATCTTTCATCTGCTGAAGTTTGCCGATGATGTAAAAGATATGCACTTTATGCTGCAAAAAGAAGTGGTTGATCGCTTAGCGGCGGAGCCTGGCTCAAAAAGTTATGGCAGAATCAGCGTTGGTGTGCAGCAAGCCTGCAAGGTCACTCCAGTGGTTGCCGTACCACCGTCGGCATTTACACCACCACCGAAAGTAGAGTCATCGGTGGTTCGGTTAGAACCCTATGCCGAAAGCCCACACCCAGTTAAAGATAAAGCGCAACTGCATAGCTTATGTTTGACAGCGTTTAACCAACGCCGTAAAACAATAAGAAACAACCTTAAACAGTTGGTTCCTGCAGAGCAGATGGAAGCCCTTGGTATTGACCCGGGCGCAAGGCCGGAGACGCTCTCTGTAGACGATTACTGCAGGATATCCGACTGGCTCACTGAACACTCGCTCACAAAACAAGCGGAAAAGAATGACAGTCAGTAA
- a CDS encoding LPS-assembly protein LptD — MLQRFITSLMLLPFPGSALAALQNQDAPQHMTCTVAQPTESMIGAVQLQKTEAGTIGVESRSAEILANEKAYFTGNVIIQRNGQWLSTSKATIDQQRGEILASDGITFNDGYLSVTGDSLSLDLNDDQAKLYNSDYRLQNHNARGHAELLSLSRQEVLLQDSSFTTCPGETPAWQLRAERIEINETSDFGEAWHARFELFDVPVLYLPYFNFPLSDARKTGLLYPTFDSSSNSGFEVEVPYYFNIAPNMDATIAPVYMSERGTMMKGEYRYLFEQNAGQFNLEYLGNDDTRIANKKRYLWHVQHSAQINQDLSFYLDATEISDDNYLNDFGSDFAGRADTHLYRVAQLDYDNENWTAQLRTEDYELIGDYRSPYRTLPQLSIDYNTGDFTGFSASLYNELTYFQNQDQTREYATRAHIEPSIQYRFEKPAFDTEAELSYLYTRYWQESPDANITEEVTRTLPRARVRARLHLERAIELGDSQYRQTLSPQIQYLYVPYENQQNIGIYDTSLLQDDYHGLFRSRRFSGLDRIAEANQITYGVSSSLFTQNEREVLRASIGQIYNINDSRTQLFASDEETTTSSNSEWVADINWAVDENWSIRSSIQYDTELNTTRKSQTAVEFRKDESNLIQVSHRTATNILNNDIEQVGTQAVWSANSRWQVASNVFYDLTHDRLNDAMVGIQYSSCCWALRVSAYRRINRDLEPAFSATQINGETQFDNGISIQFIISGLASDSSGLINMLEKSTYGYRRPFYLSN; from the coding sequence TTGCTGCAACGGTTTATTACTTCGCTAATGCTACTGCCCTTTCCCGGCAGCGCGCTAGCGGCTTTACAAAATCAAGACGCACCACAACACATGACTTGTACGGTGGCTCAGCCCACTGAAAGTATGATTGGCGCTGTCCAGTTGCAGAAAACCGAAGCCGGAACTATTGGCGTTGAGTCGCGTAGTGCCGAAATTCTCGCCAATGAAAAAGCATATTTTACCGGTAACGTCATCATTCAGCGTAACGGGCAGTGGTTGTCAACTTCAAAAGCCACTATAGACCAGCAGCGGGGCGAAATTCTCGCTTCAGACGGCATTACTTTTAATGACGGTTATTTAAGCGTTACCGGTGACTCTTTATCGCTGGACTTAAACGATGACCAGGCCAAACTCTACAACAGTGATTACCGCCTGCAAAATCATAACGCGCGGGGCCATGCAGAGTTACTTTCGTTATCCCGGCAGGAAGTTCTATTGCAAGACTCAAGCTTCACCACCTGCCCGGGCGAAACCCCGGCCTGGCAGTTACGCGCAGAGCGCATTGAAATAAATGAAACCAGCGACTTCGGTGAGGCCTGGCATGCCCGGTTTGAGCTATTTGACGTACCGGTACTCTACTTGCCCTATTTTAACTTTCCATTAAGCGACGCGCGTAAAACCGGTTTGCTCTACCCCACGTTTGACTCATCATCAAACAGCGGTTTTGAAGTAGAAGTACCTTACTACTTTAATATTGCGCCCAATATGGATGCGACCATAGCTCCGGTTTACATGTCGGAGCGCGGCACCATGATGAAAGGCGAGTACCGGTATTTGTTTGAGCAAAATGCCGGGCAATTCAATTTAGAGTATTTAGGCAATGACGACACCCGCATTGCGAACAAAAAACGTTACCTTTGGCACGTTCAGCATTCGGCACAAATAAACCAGGACTTGAGTTTCTACCTGGATGCGACCGAAATTAGTGACGACAACTATCTGAATGACTTTGGCAGTGACTTTGCCGGCCGCGCCGACACTCATTTGTATCGCGTCGCCCAGCTTGATTACGATAATGAAAACTGGACCGCGCAATTACGCACCGAAGACTACGAGCTTATTGGTGACTACCGCAGTCCTTATCGCACATTGCCGCAGCTTAGTATCGACTATAATACCGGCGACTTCACTGGCTTCAGCGCCAGCTTATACAACGAGCTAACCTACTTTCAGAATCAGGATCAGACACGCGAATACGCGACCCGGGCACACATAGAGCCGAGCATTCAGTACCGTTTTGAAAAACCGGCTTTTGACACAGAAGCCGAGCTGTCTTACCTCTATACGCGCTACTGGCAGGAAAGCCCGGATGCCAACATTACCGAAGAAGTTACCCGGACACTGCCCCGCGCCCGGGTAAGAGCCCGTTTGCATCTGGAGCGAGCCATTGAACTGGGTGACAGCCAATACCGTCAAACCCTGTCGCCGCAAATTCAGTATTTGTATGTGCCCTATGAAAACCAACAGAACATCGGCATTTACGATACGTCCTTATTGCAGGACGATTATCACGGGCTGTTCCGTAGCCGCCGTTTTTCGGGGTTGGATCGCATCGCCGAGGCTAACCAGATAACGTACGGTGTCAGCAGCAGCTTATTCACTCAGAATGAACGCGAAGTGCTGCGAGCCAGTATTGGGCAAATTTACAATATTAATGACAGTCGTACGCAACTGTTTGCCAGCGATGAAGAAACCACAACCTCCAGTAACAGTGAGTGGGTTGCCGACATTAACTGGGCTGTTGATGAGAACTGGTCAATACGCAGCTCAATTCAATACGATACGGAACTTAACACCACCCGTAAGAGTCAGACCGCGGTAGAGTTCCGTAAAGATGAATCAAACCTGATACAGGTTAGTCATCGCACCGCGACCAACATTCTGAACAACGATATTGAACAAGTTGGAACGCAGGCAGTTTGGTCAGCAAATTCGCGCTGGCAAGTCGCCTCAAATGTCTTTTACGATCTCACACATGATCGTTTAAATGATGCTATGGTGGGCATTCAATACAGCAGTTGCTGCTGGGCCTTACGGGTTAGCGCGTACAGACGCATAAACCGTGATCTTGAGCCGGCTTTTAGTGCGACTCAGATAAACGGCGAAACTCAATTTGACAATGGCATTAGTATACAATTTATTATCAGCGGTTTAGCTTCTGATAGCAGTGGTCTAATTAACATGCTTGAGAAAAGTACGTACGGTTACCGCCGTCCTTTTTATCTCAGTAACTAG
- the murU gene encoding N-acetylmuramate alpha-1-phosphate uridylyltransferase MurU, with product MRAMILAAGRGSRMRPLTDNQPKPLLPVAGKPLLGYHLEKLANAGVNEVVINHAWHGEQIEDFVGDGSQWGLQVSFSKEPEGGLETAGGIIKALPLLGDDPFWVINGDIWTDWDYWDLPTRLDEEQLGHLVMVDNPVHHQDGDFVIENGMLVNDVKEGQQTKTFSGVGLYRKELLAPYPDGKQPLKPFFDRAIDKKQLAASHQDGFWTDVGTPERLHQLNQRLEK from the coding sequence ATGAGAGCGATGATTTTAGCTGCCGGGCGGGGCAGTCGAATGCGGCCGTTAACGGATAACCAGCCAAAGCCTTTGTTACCCGTGGCGGGAAAACCATTGTTAGGTTACCACCTGGAAAAGCTGGCAAATGCAGGTGTTAATGAGGTGGTTATTAATCACGCCTGGCATGGTGAGCAAATTGAAGATTTTGTTGGTGATGGCAGTCAATGGGGGCTGCAGGTTTCTTTTTCGAAGGAACCGGAAGGCGGACTTGAAACCGCAGGCGGTATTATTAAAGCTTTGCCTTTACTCGGAGATGACCCGTTTTGGGTTATTAATGGCGACATCTGGACAGACTGGGATTACTGGGATTTACCAACGCGCTTAGACGAAGAGCAACTGGGGCATTTAGTTATGGTGGATAACCCAGTTCATCATCAAGACGGTGATTTTGTCATTGAAAATGGGATGTTGGTTAATGACGTCAAAGAAGGCCAACAAACGAAAACTTTTTCCGGTGTGGGCCTGTATCGTAAAGAACTGCTGGCGCCATACCCTGATGGGAAGCAACCATTAAAGCCTTTTTTTGACAGGGCAATAGACAAGAAGCAACTGGCAGCAAGCCATCAGGATGGATTTTGGACAGACGTAGGTACGCCGGAGCGCCTGCATCAACTTAACCAGCGGCTGGAGAAATAA
- the surA gene encoding peptidylprolyl isomerase SurA has translation MKKIASFCSAAVLIASSFLLNNTVQAQQILDRVVVVVDDGVVLQSQIDQLIQQVKNGQNFNSSNAPSDEVLETQAIERLILQEIQLQMANRMGIEIDDNQLEQAINEIANNQDLTTAELRENMVSSGMSWAAYRENIRNELVIQQVQRAAVQQRVSITPQEINNLVKLIESNQEVQTEYRLAQILISADSNSSQAELEKAKERANTVLNLLDKGSDFADLAVRSSSGSAALDGGDLGWMTVNGMPTLFAEAVDGKSVGDVVGPIRSGIGFHILKVQDKRGEQTVEVQEVKARHILIKPSVILSDNKAKEMLNKYREQIASGEKTFAELAREHSADPGSASRGGDLGWARPNKYAPEFKQKVESIEQDTISEPFSTQFGWHIVEVTGRRTLDATEENKQERAYQMLFSRKFREELDNWQQEIRDQAFIRRVAE, from the coding sequence ATGAAAAAAATTGCATCGTTTTGTTCAGCAGCTGTGCTGATTGCATCGTCTTTTTTGCTGAATAACACCGTTCAGGCTCAGCAAATACTGGATCGCGTTGTCGTCGTAGTGGATGACGGCGTGGTGCTGCAAAGCCAGATTGACCAACTTATCCAACAAGTTAAGAACGGTCAGAACTTCAACTCGAGTAACGCGCCTTCAGACGAAGTTCTGGAAACTCAGGCTATAGAACGCCTGATTCTGCAGGAAATTCAGTTGCAAATGGCTAACCGCATGGGTATCGAGATTGACGACAACCAGTTAGAGCAAGCCATCAACGAAATAGCAAATAACCAAGACCTTACAACAGCTGAGCTTCGGGAAAACATGGTCAGTAGTGGTATGAGCTGGGCGGCCTACCGCGAAAACATTCGTAACGAGTTGGTTATCCAGCAAGTTCAACGAGCAGCTGTACAACAACGTGTTTCTATCACGCCACAAGAAATTAATAACCTGGTGAAACTCATAGAGAGCAACCAGGAAGTTCAGACAGAGTATCGTTTGGCTCAAATTCTGATTTCCGCTGACTCAAACTCATCACAAGCCGAACTTGAAAAAGCCAAAGAGCGTGCCAACACAGTTTTGAATTTACTGGACAAAGGTAGTGACTTTGCTGATTTGGCGGTACGTTCCTCCTCCGGTTCTGCGGCATTGGATGGCGGTGACCTGGGCTGGATGACAGTTAATGGCATGCCGACCTTGTTTGCGGAAGCTGTAGATGGGAAGTCTGTAGGTGACGTTGTCGGCCCAATCCGCAGTGGTATCGGCTTTCATATTTTGAAAGTACAGGATAAGCGCGGAGAGCAAACAGTCGAAGTACAGGAAGTTAAAGCTCGTCATATTTTAATTAAGCCTTCCGTTATTTTGTCAGACAACAAAGCGAAAGAGATGCTTAATAAATACCGTGAGCAAATTGCCAGTGGCGAAAAGACTTTTGCTGAACTTGCACGTGAACACTCAGCTGACCCTGGCTCGGCCTCTCGTGGCGGCGATTTGGGCTGGGCTCGTCCAAATAAATACGCACCGGAATTCAAACAAAAAGTAGAAAGCATTGAACAAGACACAATAAGTGAACCTTTCAGCACACAGTTTGGCTGGCACATTGTAGAAGTTACCGGCCGCAGAACTCTGGATGCCACTGAAGAAAACAAGCAAGAACGCGCATACCAAATGCTGTTTAGCCGTAAATTCCGCGAAGAGCTTGATAACTGGCAGCAAGAAATTCGCGACCAGGCGTTTATCAGAAGAGTTGCTGAGTGA
- the pdxA gene encoding 4-hydroxythreonine-4-phosphate dehydrogenase PdxA: MSIPTLVFTPGEPAGIGPDLIIKIAQQPWSAAVVVCADKNLLKQRAEQLNLPITLHRYRKGEELPQHEPGHLWVEHIPVCEDVIPGELCTANGHYVVDCLKRASDGNLSGEFDAIVTGPVHKGVINQAGVAFSGHTEFLAHEANCNDVVMMLATEGLRVALVTTHIPLAYVAKAVTAERLTNIITILHNDLTKKFGESSPKILVCGLNPHAGESGHLGREEIDIIIPVLEQLKKQGMNLHGPYPADTIFQPKYLEDASAVVAMYHDQGLPVLKYKGFGQAVNITLGLPYIRTSVDHGTALELAGSGKISDGSCRLAMQTAIDMARAAYYE, translated from the coding sequence GTGAGTATACCAACTCTTGTATTTACACCGGGTGAGCCCGCAGGTATTGGCCCGGACTTAATTATAAAAATAGCGCAGCAGCCCTGGTCGGCTGCTGTCGTTGTCTGTGCAGATAAAAATTTACTGAAGCAACGCGCCGAGCAATTGAACCTTCCTATTACTCTGCATAGGTATAGAAAAGGTGAAGAACTGCCGCAACATGAACCCGGACACCTTTGGGTAGAACATATTCCAGTATGCGAAGACGTGATTCCCGGCGAGTTATGCACAGCCAACGGTCATTATGTGGTTGATTGCTTAAAAAGAGCCTCTGACGGTAATCTCTCAGGCGAGTTCGATGCCATTGTTACCGGCCCTGTACACAAAGGTGTGATTAATCAAGCCGGCGTGGCGTTTTCAGGACACACTGAATTTTTAGCTCATGAAGCGAACTGCAATGATGTCGTTATGATGTTGGCTACAGAAGGCCTGCGTGTGGCGCTGGTTACGACTCACATTCCACTGGCCTATGTGGCAAAAGCCGTTACCGCGGAGCGTCTGACCAACATTATTACCATACTGCATAACGATCTGACTAAGAAATTCGGCGAGTCGTCGCCCAAAATATTGGTTTGCGGATTAAACCCTCATGCGGGAGAGTCGGGACATTTAGGCAGGGAAGAAATAGACATTATTATTCCGGTTCTGGAACAACTTAAAAAGCAAGGCATGAACTTGCACGGCCCGTATCCCGCAGATACCATTTTTCAGCCAAAGTACCTTGAAGATGCTAGTGCGGTAGTTGCTATGTATCACGATCAGGGTCTTCCGGTGCTAAAATATAAAGGTTTCGGGCAGGCCGTAAACATTACACTCGGGTTACCTTATATCCGGACTTCTGTTGATCACGGTACAGCACTTGAGCTGGCCGGGTCTGGCAAGATTAGCGACGGTAGTTGCCGCCTGGCAATGCAGACCGCTATAGATATGGCAAGAGCAGCGTATTATGAGTAA
- the apaG gene encoding Co2+/Mg2+ efflux protein ApaG, whose translation MTVSKIEIDVKTQYLAAQSNPDAGQYVFSYTITITNESSQLVQLLAREWRITDADNKITRVAGDGVVGQQPKLAAGESFSYTSGTVLATPIGTMEGHYLMIDEQGSQFKAPIPSFRLAIPNIIH comes from the coding sequence ATGACAGTCAGTAAAATTGAAATTGATGTAAAAACGCAATATTTAGCGGCGCAGTCAAACCCTGATGCCGGACAATATGTATTTTCTTACACCATAACCATAACCAATGAGTCCAGCCAGTTAGTGCAGTTGCTTGCCCGCGAATGGCGCATTACCGACGCAGACAATAAAATTACCCGGGTAGCCGGTGACGGTGTAGTCGGACAACAGCCTAAACTGGCTGCCGGTGAATCATTCAGTTATACCAGCGGTACCGTTCTGGCTACGCCTATAGGCACTATGGAAGGGCATTACCTAATGATAGATGAACAGGGCTCGCAGTTTAAAGCACCTATTCCTTCGTTCCGGCTGGCCATCCCTAATATTATTCATTAA
- a CDS encoding aminoglycoside phosphotransferase family protein — MEDKREVALQAWCEAQTGVSQPTLEVVSGDASFRRYFRATNGQESLIAVDCPPEKEPMKPFLAVAQAYSEAGVTVPEIIAADLDQGFMLQSDFGQILLLSKLHPRNARQYYQQALAALPNIMSVRRTEQGELPAFDTALLERELSLFKDWLLKQHLNLDWHAGDDEIWNQFSQQMIDNALQQPQVGVHRDFHSRNLMLLDDDRIGIIDFQDAVLGPVTYDAVSLLRDCYIEWPQELVNELSEGLRQQLIQSDCLAAQVEPQQWQHWFDWMGLQRHTKAAGIFARLAHRDHKPGYLQDVPRTLGYLQQVSANYSQLSNYNRWLRERIIPAWKESL, encoded by the coding sequence TTGGAAGACAAACGAGAAGTGGCTCTGCAGGCTTGGTGTGAAGCCCAGACAGGCGTTTCACAACCAACGTTAGAAGTTGTGTCTGGTGATGCCAGTTTCCGTCGTTATTTTCGGGCAACTAATGGTCAGGAAAGCCTGATAGCGGTCGATTGCCCTCCCGAAAAAGAACCAATGAAGCCTTTTTTGGCTGTTGCACAAGCCTATTCTGAAGCGGGTGTGACGGTACCGGAGATTATTGCGGCAGATTTAGATCAGGGTTTTATGCTGCAATCCGATTTTGGCCAGATATTGTTGCTGAGTAAACTGCATCCGCGTAATGCCAGGCAATACTACCAGCAGGCACTCGCCGCGCTGCCGAATATTATGTCGGTACGCCGGACTGAGCAGGGCGAATTGCCGGCTTTTGATACGGCTTTGCTGGAGCGCGAACTGTCGTTATTTAAAGACTGGTTACTGAAACAGCACCTGAACTTAGACTGGCATGCCGGGGACGATGAAATCTGGAACCAGTTTAGTCAGCAAATGATTGATAACGCATTGCAACAACCGCAGGTGGGAGTTCACCGGGACTTTCATTCACGTAACTTAATGCTGCTGGACGATGATCGTATCGGTATTATCGATTTTCAGGACGCGGTACTGGGACCGGTAACCTATGACGCAGTGTCGTTACTACGCGACTGCTATATTGAGTGGCCGCAAGAGTTGGTTAACGAATTGAGTGAAGGGTTAAGGCAACAACTGATACAGTCTGACTGTTTAGCGGCGCAGGTTGAGCCGCAGCAATGGCAACACTGGTTTGACTGGATGGGGCTGCAGCGTCACACCAAAGCGGCGGGTATTTTTGCCCGGTTGGCGCATCGTGATCACAAGCCCGGCTATTTACAGGACGTGCCAAGAACTCTGGGTTATTTGCAGCAAGTAAGTGCTAACTATTCTCAGCTTTCAAATTACAATCGCTGGTTGCGTGAGCGCATTATCCCAGCCTGGAAGGAGAGTCTATGA
- a CDS encoding methyl-accepting chemotaxis protein gives MKITVAMRVIGGFAIITLLLLIISLSSLFNINSIGSSVDKLNDEAVPALNQVSAIKVDILELGTVQLETFYDESLEQVEAHKKEFNESNKLLFASLDKLKELIQGNGQSDEISALEKDSRQYVNLIELLFNQHSEYLQLQSVTASQLDEIAFNIDDAAIMLLDTMDASNNEVISREASNIESSLSSLITLMYDLNKANKLDSAQIIRSEIDINIDSIRPRLEALDNEATGGTEAMVDDAIGTVRDALDSLQGAGSYPDNVIRRQQLRLDSEDSLDKSEIQLNKLMAEADRLQTAVRGIADGTRVSVTDSISTSSWLNSIITIISIALAVLISWYTVRSISRPLSRVNHMLNIMADGNLTERVDYNAQDEFGELASNTNKLTGNLRKLIEGIANRATQLATAAEQSSNVSDETTNAIDEQRRQIEQVATATQEMNSTASEMADGAEQALREIQHSDDEAKRVRQISDKNRATIEGLASEIKGASEVIDQLSENSKNIGGILDVIRGIADQTNLLALNAAIEAARAGEQGRGFAVVADEVRTLASRTQESTEEIQDMIENLQNDSQRAVTVMNKGREQAELSVQQSDEAAQALQSITESVHQASDSSNHIANAAKEQSSTAQDISERLESIVSIAEQTASGSKQTAQASNEVAKLADELQDSIKSFRV, from the coding sequence ATGAAAATTACTGTTGCCATGCGAGTTATCGGTGGTTTTGCCATCATTACTTTGCTGTTACTCATCATTAGCTTAAGCTCGTTGTTTAATATCAACAGCATAGGTTCGTCAGTTGATAAACTCAACGATGAGGCGGTTCCGGCACTGAATCAAGTCTCGGCTATTAAAGTCGATATTCTCGAGCTGGGTACAGTTCAGTTAGAAACTTTTTATGATGAAAGTTTAGAACAGGTTGAAGCCCACAAAAAAGAATTCAATGAATCGAACAAATTGCTTTTTGCCTCTCTTGATAAACTTAAAGAACTTATTCAGGGTAACGGTCAAAGCGACGAAATTAGCGCTTTGGAAAAAGACTCGCGCCAATACGTCAATCTGATCGAGCTTTTGTTCAATCAGCACAGCGAGTATCTGCAACTACAAAGTGTTACCGCCTCTCAGTTAGATGAAATTGCATTCAATATCGATGATGCGGCTATTATGCTACTGGATACCATGGATGCCTCTAACAACGAAGTCATCTCTCGTGAAGCCAGTAATATTGAGTCGTCACTGTCCAGCCTTATCACCTTAATGTATGACTTGAACAAAGCTAATAAATTAGACAGCGCTCAAATCATTCGCAGTGAAATCGATATTAATATTGACAGTATCCGCCCTCGTCTTGAAGCTTTAGACAACGAGGCAACTGGTGGCACAGAAGCCATGGTTGATGACGCGATTGGAACAGTTCGTGACGCACTCGACAGCCTTCAGGGCGCAGGTTCCTATCCGGACAATGTCATTCGCCGCCAACAGCTGCGTTTAGATTCTGAAGACTCTCTGGATAAGTCAGAAATTCAACTGAATAAACTGATGGCTGAGGCTGATCGTCTGCAAACTGCGGTTCGTGGAATAGCAGACGGTACTCGTGTTTCAGTAACAGACTCTATCTCTACCAGTAGCTGGCTCAATAGTATCATCACCATTATTTCTATTGCTCTGGCTGTGCTTATTTCATGGTACACCGTACGTAGCATCAGCCGTCCATTGTCACGCGTTAACCACATGCTGAACATTATGGCGGATGGTAACTTAACCGAACGTGTTGACTATAACGCTCAGGACGAATTTGGTGAGCTCGCCTCAAACACCAATAAACTGACCGGTAATTTACGTAAACTTATTGAAGGTATTGCGAACCGCGCCACTCAGCTGGCTACGGCCGCGGAGCAATCTTCCAATGTTTCTGACGAGACAACTAACGCCATTGACGAACAACGCCGTCAGATTGAGCAAGTAGCCACGGCCACTCAGGAAATGAACAGTACGGCCAGCGAAATGGCCGACGGTGCAGAACAGGCCTTACGCGAAATTCAGCACTCTGATGATGAAGCCAAACGTGTTCGTCAAATTTCAGACAAAAACCGTGCGACTATCGAAGGCCTGGCTAGTGAAATTAAAGGCGCCTCGGAAGTTATCGATCAGTTGTCAGAAAACAGCAAAAACATTGGTGGCATTCTGGATGTTATTCGCGGTATTGCCGACCAGACCAACTTGCTTGCACTGAACGCGGCCATTGAAGCGGCACGTGCCGGTGAGCAAGGTCGCGGATTTGCGGTTGTTGCTGATGAAGTTCGCACTCTGGCAAGCCGTACTCAAGAGTCCACCGAAGAAATTCAGGATATGATTGAGAATCTTCAGAATGACTCTCAGCGAGCGGTTACCGTTATGAATAAAGGCCGCGAGCAAGCTGAACTCAGTGTGCAGCAATCCGATGAAGCAGCTCAGGCACTTCAATCTATTACTGAGTCAGTGCATCAGGCGTCTGACAGCAGTAACCATATTGCTAATGCAGCGAAAGAGCAAAGCAGTACTGCGCAGGATATCAGCGAGCGTCTTGAGTCTATTGTTTCCATTGCCGAACAAACGGCTTCTGGTTCCAAACAAACAGCTCAAGCGTCTAACGAAGTCGCTAAACTGGCCGATGAGCTCCAGGACTCAATTAAGAGTTTCAGAGTCTAA